Below is a window of Streptobacillus canis DNA.
AAAGTTTGAAAGAAGTAAACCACACGTAAACGTTGGAACAATAGGACACGTAGATCACGGTAAAACAACAACAACAGCAGCTATTTCAAAAGTATTAGCATCAAAAGGATTAG
It encodes the following:
- a CDS encoding GTP-binding protein, encoding MAKQKFERSKPHVNVGTIGHVDHGKTTTTAAISKVLASKGL